The sequence GATGAACTTATCGACGTTTTAAACGTTAAATGGACAACTTTTCAAGCTGAACTGTCTGAAAATATGGAGAAGCTCAAAGACAATATTGAACATAACTGTACAGAAGGAGCAGCATGTTTTCAGCAAGATGAGAAACAATATTCATCTTTGAACGAACTTGAAAAATTAGATCTGGATAAAATTTGTGTTCCAAAGTTTACACCTGTAAAGGAAATCAAAAGCAATTTTGGAATAATAGAAGACAAGTATATTGACtacaaagataaatataaaactaaattcAAAATACGAAGGCAATACAACACAggactttcttatattaactaCATAGCTGTGTGTTCTGACGATTCACTATGGCTCTGCGATACCGTTGACTCAACTGGCATACATAGAATAGAATTTGAAGGAAGTGACCGTAAAAGCGTAGCTAGATTTTGTACaactgaattaaaaataaatggtatAGCTGTTTTGCCGAATGACGATCTCCTGGTTGCCACTGGTGGTTCTGTTATCAAATGTGTGGATTTTAAAACTGGAGAAGTGTCAGACACAAACTACAACGTAAGCCCGTTACAAACAAGAGCAGTTTACATTACGCCTATTGGACATGTTCTTGTGGCAGCAATGACGTATGGGACCGCCTTCAAATTTCCTGTTTTGCCGGGACATCGGGTCGTATATGTATTTGACAAACAAGGCGAAAAACTTGCCATGTACGAGTATGATAAGTTCGGAGCACCTTTATTCAAAATGCCGGACTGCCTCACCAGTACCAATAATGGAAATATTAGTATAGCAGATTTTACTGCAGCTGGGGGTAAGGGAAGGGTAATAGTGATTAATGAAGCAGGGAGCGTTCTAAACGTCTATTCAGGACACCCCGATGTTAGTGAAAAGTTATTATCACCAGTCGGGCTAACAACAACTGAGATGGACACCATAATACTTTCTGATATGAATAGTCATACTCtgcatattttaaatgatatcgGACAGTTATTGACTTACGTAAATACAATGGAAGCCAATTTCCCATACTGTACAACATTTAACACATATGGGAAATTATATCTCGGATGTTCAGCACCCATAGGAAAGTCCgacaaaatcaaactttatgaAATAGATTTTTCTAGTTATAAAAAGTGTAAAAGGGAAAATAGACCTTCTGGTTTATCGGACGAACACAAATTAGtatggaaagccaacggggtCATAACTCTTAATTCGTAACTTGTAGTTGTGTAATTTCATAATTCGTAATGCGTAAATTGTCAgtttgtaacttgtatatttgtaatttcaaaattgttaattcgtaaattgtcaatttgtaacttgtaactgtgtgatttcaaaattgtcaatttgtatattgaccACTCATAAATGTTTACGCAGGAAAGACAATGATGAATTGAACAGACGGACAGCACTATACTATCATTATTCCgagaataaagaataatttgCATGCatgatattcatgatattgaatTCTTAGTTATACTATTTCAATTAATTATTGAAAACTCCGAGGAGTATACATATTAAATTGTTGTTCATTTGACGGAAGTTTAAATATtctaaacaaacttattttgtaaataaggaAAACATAACATAATATCAGATGTATAAAATTTGAACAAAGTAATGTACTTAGATACGGCTACATATTTATTCTTTAAGCTACTAAAGTAATTCATTATACAGGCAAGATTGACCTTAAATGATTTTTGCTTTTATGTTTATGTcttttttggttaaatataGCACCTCACGTATACAGGTATTTTTATATCCTTGTACATGTTTGGTTTGAGGATACCGCTAGTGACCCTGCTGACTTGATTTTGTTAGGGTAACGAGTTTTGTATGCCCCTGTCGTAgtggagggggcattaagttttacccttgtccaaCGTACGTCCGTACGTCCCACAGTTTGTTTCCGTTCTcttttatcaacaaaataatgaaaaaaaaatgatcataaaCATTTGCACCAATAAAATAGctttttatctctttttttctcaagtattgttatatttaagtgtttaatttcagaaagatagtcttttttttgtcattttttaaaaaaaaatttcaacacaATTTTGCTagtatcaaggatttgtatagttaactaTAGCTA is a genomic window of Mytilus trossulus isolate FHL-02 chromosome 1, PNRI_Mtr1.1.1.hap1, whole genome shotgun sequence containing:
- the LOC134705021 gene encoding uncharacterized protein LOC134705021, whose translation is METMDDKNGVNDFHKHQIQQAMDALNRVKVTGNVKFVQAKKAILKQKESLKRKIDESTDELIDVLNVKWTTFQAELSENMEKLKDNIEHNCTEGAACFQQDEKQYSSLNELEKLDLDKICVPKFTPVKEIKSNFGIIEDKYIDYKDKYKTKFKIRRQYNTGLSYINYIAVCSDDSLWLCDTVDSTGIHRIEFEGSDRKSVARFCTTELKINGIAVLPNDDLLVATGGSVIKCVDFKTGEVSDTNYNVSPLQTRAVYITPIGHVLVAAMTYGTAFKFPVLPGHRVVYVFDKQGEKLAMYEYDKFGAPLFKMPDCLTSTNNGNISIADFTAAGGKGRVIVINEAGSVLNVYSGHPDVSEKLLSPVGLTTTEMDTIILSDMNSHTLHILNDIGQLLTYVNTMEANFPYCTTFNTYGKLYLGCSAPIGKSDKIKLYEIDFSSYKKCKRENRPSGLSDEHKLVWKANGVITLNS